One window of Campylobacter avium LMG 24591 genomic DNA carries:
- a CDS encoding DUF305 domain-containing protein — translation MKKIIYALVFATSFVFASCPYCLKEHSAIEHMNLHSHHAHKHHKHHGKASRQPTSQLILDLMHGAMMKTTFVESKDVEKDFLANMIPHHQGAIDSSKELLKHTKNETLKQIANNIIKAQEAEIKEFSDILNKKDYKQTKISDKDYEKFVTDEKAIMHRMMSSMHSVKPSSDIDKDFLKAMIEHHQGAVDVSKQILEYSKDEKVREIASRIIKDQEKEIKDFQELLQK, via the coding sequence ATGAAAAAAATTATTTACGCATTAGTTTTTGCAACTAGCTTTGTTTTTGCCTCATGTCCTTACTGCTTAAAAGAACACAGTGCCATAGAGCACATGAATTTGCATTCTCATCATGCACATAAACACCACAAGCATCATGGAAAAGCGTCTAGACAGCCAACTAGCCAGCTTATACTTGATTTAATGCACGGTGCTATGATGAAGACAACTTTTGTTGAAAGCAAAGATGTTGAAAAGGATTTTTTGGCCAATATGATACCTCATCACCAAGGAGCTATTGATTCGTCAAAAGAGCTTTTAAAACATACTAAAAACGAGACTTTAAAACAGATAGCAAATAACATCATAAAAGCACAAGAAGCTGAGATAAAAGAATTTAGCGATATTTTAAACAAAAAAGATTATAAGCAAACAAAAATCAGCGACAAGGATTACGAAAAATTCGTAACAGATGAAAAGGCTATAATGCACAGGATGATGAGCAGTATGCACAGCGTAAAACCAAGCTCTGACATAGATAAAGACTTTTTAAAGGCTATGATAGAGCACCACCAAGGCGCAGTGGATGTATCTAAGCAAATTTTAGAATACAGCAAGGATGAGAAAGTAAGAGAAATAGCCTCAAGGATTATCAAAGATCAAGAAAAAGAAATCAAAGACTTTCAAGAACTTTTGCAAAAATAA
- a CDS encoding homoserine O-succinyltransferase: protein MPVIIPKEIPAFKELEKSVFVMDTQRANTQDIRALKILIFNLMPTKIQTENQLLSLLANSPLQIDISLLSTQSYVGKNTPALHLDKFYKGIDDVKDKKFDGAIVTGAPIELLSYEEVKYWNEFKTVLDFLRKNVTSTMYICWGAMAALYYFYGIRKKVFKDKLSGIYKHKILHSDLLLTNSNDEILMPHSRYARLKEKDIAKHKDLKILLSSKKTGAALLKDEKDVFVLGHPEYFKDTLKLEYERDLSLGLKIKKPCNYFKKNSKISYSWRCDANNIFANWLNYSVYQATPYDIE, encoded by the coding sequence ATGCCTGTTATCATACCAAAAGAAATTCCAGCCTTTAAAGAATTAGAAAAAAGCGTGTTCGTAATGGACACGCAAAGGGCTAACACCCAAGATATAAGAGCTTTAAAAATTTTGATTTTTAATCTCATGCCTACTAAAATTCAAACCGAAAATCAACTCCTAAGTTTGCTTGCAAATTCTCCCTTGCAAATAGACATAAGCTTGCTTTCTACTCAAAGTTATGTTGGCAAAAACACCCCAGCCTTGCATTTGGACAAATTTTACAAGGGTATAGATGATGTAAAGGATAAGAAATTTGACGGGGCTATAGTTACGGGTGCACCTATCGAGCTTTTGAGCTATGAGGAGGTTAAGTATTGGAACGAATTTAAAACCGTGCTTGATTTTTTACGCAAGAATGTAACTAGCACCATGTATATATGCTGGGGTGCCATGGCTGCTTTGTATTATTTTTATGGTATTAGAAAAAAGGTTTTTAAGGATAAATTATCAGGAATTTACAAGCATAAAATTTTGCACAGCGACTTACTGCTAACAAATTCAAATGATGAAATTTTAATGCCTCATTCTAGGTATGCTAGGTTGAAAGAAAAGGATATTGCAAAACATAAGGATTTGAAAATTTTACTTTCCTCCAAAAAGACGGGAGCTGCCTTGCTAAAAGATGAAAAAGATGTGTTTGTTTTGGGACATCCGGAGTATTTTAAAGATACTTTAAAACTTGAATATGAGAGGGATTTAAGCTTAGGCTTAAAGATAAAAAAGCCTTGCAATTATTTTAAGAAAAACTCTAAAATTTCATATTCTTGGCGTTGCGATGCGAACAATATCTTTGCTAATTGGCTAAACTACAGCGTCTATCAAGCCACACCTTATGATATAGAGTAA
- a CDS encoding glutamate synthase subunit beta encodes MGNPRGFLIYPRKDLKKISAKERIKNYKEFTVLLDKKEQELQGGRCMDCGVAFCHTGLKSDGKEIGCPLNNLIPEFNNSLYEGLWEEAYKRLDITNPFPEFTGRVCPAPCEDSCVCAINTDSVSIKSNELAIIENAFEEGFVKMYKPSKKNGFKIAIVGSGPAALACAYKLNSLGYDVSVFERSDRLGGLLMYGIPDMKLDKSIIERRIKLLEQSGVKFKTNENINSKQKVEKLKKDFDYIVLCVGASKPLDLNIKGRDLQGIMYAVDFLTQNTKSLLDTKKPSNLAKDKDVLIIGSGDTSVDCVAVATRQGAKSITRFERSPKRQKTRTKDNPWPLKADIFSTDYGLEEAIEHYGHDPRLYQKMTKEFIGANGFVRGVLASDLKQELKEGKKINVEVPNSIKEYKADLILLAMGFEGCEDELKKNFGIDFDERHNILTKDFQTSDEQIFACGDARMGQSLVVWAIKDGLDCAKVLHNKIEEKANLSNKKVKI; translated from the coding sequence ATGGGCAATCCTAGAGGGTTTTTAATTTATCCAAGAAAAGATTTAAAAAAGATTTCTGCAAAAGAAAGAATAAAAAACTACAAAGAATTTACAGTCCTTTTAGACAAAAAGGAACAAGAGCTTCAAGGTGGACGTTGCATGGACTGCGGCGTAGCTTTTTGCCACACAGGTTTAAAAAGTGATGGCAAGGAGATAGGCTGTCCATTAAATAACTTAATACCTGAATTTAACAACTCGCTTTATGAAGGACTTTGGGAAGAAGCTTATAAAAGACTTGATATAACAAATCCTTTTCCTGAATTCACGGGCAGAGTTTGTCCTGCACCGTGTGAGGATTCTTGTGTCTGTGCCATAAATACGGATAGCGTTAGCATTAAAAGCAATGAATTAGCCATCATAGAAAATGCCTTTGAAGAAGGTTTTGTAAAAATGTATAAACCAAGCAAGAAAAACGGCTTTAAGATAGCCATTGTAGGAAGTGGCCCTGCCGCTTTAGCCTGTGCTTATAAGCTAAATTCTTTAGGCTATGATGTGAGTGTTTTTGAAAGAAGCGATAGGCTTGGCGGGCTTTTGATGTATGGAATTCCTGACATGAAGCTTGATAAATCAATCATTGAAAGACGCATAAAGCTTTTAGAACAAAGCGGCGTGAAATTTAAGACAAATGAAAATATTAACTCAAAGCAAAAGGTTGAAAAGCTAAAAAAAGATTTTGATTACATAGTGCTTTGTGTCGGTGCTTCCAAGCCTTTGGATTTAAATATCAAAGGCAGAGACCTGCAAGGCATTATGTATGCTGTTGATTTTCTAACGCAAAACACAAAGTCCTTGCTAGATACAAAAAAGCCCTCAAATTTAGCCAAAGATAAAGATGTTTTAATCATAGGCAGCGGTGATACAAGCGTGGACTGTGTGGCAGTAGCAACTAGACAAGGCGCAAAGAGCATAACTCGCTTTGAAAGAAGCCCAAAAAGGCAAAAAACAAGAACTAAGGATAATCCTTGGCCTTTAAAAGCTGATATTTTTAGCACGGATTACGGGCTTGAGGAAGCGATAGAGCATTATGGACACGATCCTAGACTTTATCAAAAAATGACTAAGGAATTTATAGGTGCAAATGGCTTTGTAAGAGGTGTTTTAGCAAGTGATTTAAAGCAAGAGTTAAAAGAGGGCAAAAAGATAAATGTAGAAGTGCCAAATTCCATAAAAGAATACAAGGCGGATTTGATTTTGCTTGCTATGGGCTTTGAGGGCTGTGAGGATGAGCTTAAGAAAAATTTTGGCATTGATTTCGATGAAAGACATAATATTTTAACGAAGGACTTTCAAACAAGCGATGAGCAAATTTTTGCTTGCGGAGACGCTAGAATGGGACAATCCTTGGTGGTTTGGGCTATTAAAGACGGCTTAGACTGCGCTAAAGTTTTGCATAATAAAATAGAAGAAAAAGCAAATTTAAGCAACAAAAAAGTAAAAATTTAA
- a CDS encoding aldo/keto reductase — translation MQTITLNNGVKMPILGYGVFQIQAKDTQRCVEDALEVGYRLIDTAAAYRNEEGVGAALKASGLKREELFITTKLWIDDTSESKATQAFEKSLKNLGLDYIDLYLIHQPYNDVYGAWRAMSKLYKEGRIKAIGVSNFYPDKITDFCLNNELIPALNQIECHPFFQKHEWQKVLREHNIAMQSWASFAEGQNDIFNNATLKSIGAKHNKSVAQVILRWLIQREIAVIPKTLSKDRMKENFNVFDFSLDSSDMAEIAKLDENKSYFMNHSDVEVVKNLWNYMKK, via the coding sequence ATGCAAACAATCACTCTAAATAATGGCGTGAAAATGCCAATTTTAGGCTATGGGGTTTTTCAAATTCAAGCAAAAGATACGCAAAGGTGCGTAGAGGACGCTTTGGAAGTGGGTTACCGCCTCATTGATACCGCAGCAGCTTATCGCAATGAAGAGGGAGTGGGTGCGGCACTAAAGGCAAGCGGACTAAAAAGAGAGGAGCTTTTCATCACCACAAAACTATGGATAGATGATACTAGCGAATCTAAAGCCACACAGGCCTTTGAAAAATCCTTAAAAAATTTAGGACTTGATTACATCGACCTCTACCTTATCCACCAGCCTTATAACGATGTGTATGGTGCGTGGAGGGCTATGAGTAAGCTATATAAAGAGGGCAGGATAAAAGCCATCGGGGTTAGTAATTTTTATCCGGATAAAATCACGGATTTTTGTCTAAATAATGAGCTTATCCCAGCCCTTAATCAAATCGAATGCCATCCATTTTTCCAAAAACACGAGTGGCAAAAGGTTTTAAGGGAGCATAATATCGCTATGCAGTCTTGGGCGTCTTTTGCAGAGGGGCAAAATGATATTTTTAACAACGCTACCTTAAAAAGCATAGGAGCAAAGCACAATAAAAGCGTGGCACAGGTGATTTTAAGATGGCTTATACAAAGAGAAATTGCGGTCATTCCAAAGACTTTGAGCAAAGATAGAATGAAAGAAAATTTCAATGTTTTTGATTTTAGCTTAGATTCTAGCGATATGGCAGAAATTGCAAAACTTGATGAAAACAAAAGCTATTTTATGAACCACAGCGATGTGGAAGTTGTTAAAAATCTTTGGAATTATATGAAAAAATAA
- the rplT gene encoding 50S ribosomal protein L20, whose amino-acid sequence MARVKTGVVRRRRHKKILKLARGFYSGRRKHFRKAKEQLERSLVYAYRDRRRKKRDFRRLWIIRINAACRLNDISYSKFINGLKKAGIELDRKVLASIAMDDAKAFSKLVDEAKKAL is encoded by the coding sequence ATGGCAAGAGTTAAAACAGGTGTCGTAAGAAGAAGAAGACACAAGAAAATTCTAAAATTAGCAAGAGGCTTTTATAGCGGTCGTAGAAAGCATTTTAGAAAGGCTAAAGAACAGCTAGAAAGAAGTTTGGTCTATGCTTACCGCGATAGAAGACGCAAAAAAAGAGATTTTAGAAGATTATGGATAATTAGAATCAACGCTGCTTGTAGGCTAAATGATATAAGCTATTCTAAATTCATCAACGGTCTTAAAAAGGCTGGCATAGAACTTGATAGAAAGGTTCTAGCAAGCATAGCTATGGATGATGCAAAGGCGTTTTCTAAGCTAGTTGATGAGGCCAAAAAGGCTTTATAA
- a CDS encoding TdeIII family type II restriction endonuclease: MLKEKIKARLSSALRQKFTNYKPESAFMPFHTRLLGKDRMALYSFIQSLNTNFGTSIFEPVAEELALQNFDVVKRQVEAGSIITKEAQRVIQDIMDSLESGNSKPCKADEMQKILAVAKSGEVSEIKPTKVDLFLQKDKNVYLIDIKTAKPNKGGFKEFKRTLLTWVASFAHNNPNIDIHALIAIPYNPYEPKPYQRWTMAGMLDLDSELKVASEFWDFLGGNSSYKVLLEAFEEVGCEMRNEIDEYFKRFEYR; the protein is encoded by the coding sequence ATGCTTAAAGAAAAGATAAAAGCTAGGCTTAGTTCGGCTCTAAGGCAAAAATTTACAAACTACAAGCCTGAAAGTGCCTTTATGCCTTTTCACACAAGACTTTTAGGAAAAGATAGAATGGCTTTGTATAGTTTTATCCAAAGTCTTAATACAAATTTTGGCACAAGTATCTTTGAGCCTGTGGCAGAGGAGTTAGCTCTGCAAAATTTTGATGTGGTTAAAAGGCAGGTTGAAGCTGGTAGCATTATCACAAAAGAGGCTCAAAGAGTTATACAAGATATAATGGATTCTTTAGAGAGTGGTAACTCCAAGCCTTGCAAGGCAGATGAAATGCAAAAGATTCTAGCTGTGGCAAAAAGTGGCGAAGTAAGTGAGATTAAGCCCACAAAGGTAGATTTATTTTTACAAAAAGATAAAAATGTGTATTTGATAGATATAAAAACGGCTAAACCAAACAAGGGTGGATTTAAGGAATTTAAACGCACGCTTTTAACTTGGGTAGCGAGTTTTGCACACAACAATCCAAACATAGACATTCATGCACTCATTGCTATTCCCTATAATCCTTACGAACCAAAACCTTATCAGCGATGGACTATGGCTGGGATGCTGGATTTAGATTCTGAACTCAAAGTAGCAAGTGAATTCTGGGATTTTTTAGGTGGAAATTCCAGCTATAAAGTCTTGCTTGAAGCCTTTGAAGAAGTGGGCTGCGAAATGAGAAATGAAATTGATGAGTATTTTAAGAGGTTTGAATATAGATGA
- the rpmI gene encoding 50S ribosomal protein L35, protein MPKMKSVKSAVKRFKVGKNKIKRGQAFRSHILTKKPAKRMRKLRQVAYVHSTNVKAVEKMLGM, encoded by the coding sequence ATGCCTAAGATGAAAAGCGTTAAAAGTGCGGTAAAACGTTTCAAGGTAGGTAAAAACAAGATAAAAAGAGGTCAGGCTTTTAGGTCTCATATCCTTACAAAAAAACCTGCTAAGAGAATGCGAAAGCTCCGCCAAGTTGCTTATGTGCATAGCACGAATGTAAAAGCAGTTGAAAAAATGCTTGGAATGTAG
- a CDS encoding DNA-methyltransferase — translation MNEVLDSSIDLIITSPPYFNIKDYAKDGYQNLKHSESKKGDLGALQDYKSYISELLKVWQECFRILKPNGKLCINVPLMPIFKKDLNTHYNRHIFDLQSDIQHAILESTKFFLLDLYIWNRTNTTKKLMFGSYPYPRNFYAQNTSEFITIYVKDGKPKESAKELKEQSKLSQAEWVEYTKQIWNIPIPNKSDIAFGKHPAIMPSEIPYRLIRLFSFVGDVVLDPFAGSGTTLKVAKDLGRHYIGYELYENYKDVIEERLR, via the coding sequence ATGAATGAAGTGCTAGATTCTAGTATAGATTTGATTATCACATCTCCTCCGTATTTTAATATCAAAGACTATGCAAAAGACGGCTATCAAAACCTCAAACATTCAGAAAGCAAAAAGGGTGATTTGGGAGCTTTACAGGATTATAAAAGCTATATTAGTGAGCTTTTAAAGGTATGGCAGGAATGTTTTAGAATCTTAAAGCCAAATGGCAAACTCTGTATCAATGTGCCCTTAATGCCGATCTTTAAAAAAGACTTAAACACACATTATAACCGCCATATCTTTGACTTGCAAAGTGATATTCAGCACGCTATCTTAGAATCTACAAAATTTTTCTTGCTTGACTTATATATTTGGAATCGCACGAATACGACTAAAAAGCTAATGTTTGGTAGCTATCCTTATCCGAGAAATTTTTATGCCCAAAATACAAGTGAGTTTATCACTATCTATGTCAAAGACGGTAAGCCTAAAGAGAGTGCAAAAGAGCTAAAAGAGCAAAGCAAACTAAGCCAAGCAGAATGGGTAGAGTACACCAAGCAAATTTGGAATATCCCTATCCCAAATAAAAGTGATATAGCCTTTGGTAAGCATCCTGCGATAATGCCTAGTGAGATTCCTTATCGTCTTATAAGGCTTTTTTCTTTTGTGGGTGATGTGGTATTAGACCCTTTTGCTGGGAGTGGCACGACCTTAAAAGTAGCAAAGGATTTAGGGAGGCATTACATAGGTTATGAGCTCTATGAGAATTATAAAGATGTGATAGAAGAGAGGCTAAGATGA
- a CDS encoding DNA methyltransferase: protein MILKDTRQSLFTQMQEFKENSHKTYTNKKDKQKQSLKTQAENLLTTQQAALWASEYLGKKVSNSNISYLINYGKIANRSKNLKESLIDIEELKNYYDSLSKNNDSLSHPLSFSKYKEAETTKHIHRLHPYKGKFIPQLVEYFLDSHIDELKQESFFKKGDIVLDIFCGSGTTLCVANELGMHAIGLELSIFNTKLANAKVQDYDIKTLESELQRLSKLLESYNTTQGIKAFENVLNQALSEFNAKYFPRDFKRKVALKELDEKSYGKQKELEFLPIYQNLLKEFRIDTSLNTEGSFFEKWYVDSIKQEIMLLKNAIDTAPKDLQEILQIILSRTARSCRATTHSDLATLQEPVTMSYYCKKHGRICKPLFSIQKWFKSYAKDTLKRLQEFKNLKTSTKQICLNADSKNANIMDLLKKQDSDFATLLKSQKIAGIFSSPPYVGLIDYHEQHAYSYDIFGLKRQDSSEIGRLSEGQGKAAQEQYVKDIAQSLKNAKAFLQKDYVIFLVANDKFSLYPKIADLAGMKIIKKYDRPVLNRSERDSKTYSESIFCLKDKNA, encoded by the coding sequence TTGATTTTAAAAGATACAAGACAGAGTCTTTTTACCCAAATGCAAGAATTTAAAGAAAACTCTCATAAGACATATACAAATAAAAAAGATAAACAAAAGCAAAGTCTCAAAACCCAAGCAGAAAATCTCCTTACCACTCAACAAGCAGCTTTATGGGCGAGTGAGTATCTAGGCAAAAAGGTAAGCAACTCAAATATTAGCTATCTTATAAACTATGGTAAGATTGCTAATCGCTCTAAAAATCTAAAAGAAAGCTTAATAGATATAGAGGAGCTTAAGAATTATTATGATTCTCTAAGTAAAAATAATGACAGCCTATCTCACCCACTCTCTTTTTCAAAATATAAAGAAGCAGAGACAACAAAGCATATCCATAGACTACACCCCTATAAAGGCAAATTTATCCCGCAGCTTGTGGAGTATTTTTTAGATTCTCATATTGATGAGTTAAAACAAGAAAGTTTTTTTAAAAAGGGAGACATAGTGCTTGATATATTTTGTGGTTCTGGCACGACCTTATGCGTAGCAAATGAGCTAGGAATGCACGCCATAGGTTTAGAACTCTCCATTTTTAATACAAAACTAGCCAATGCAAAGGTGCAAGACTATGATATAAAAACTTTAGAATCTGAGCTACAAAGACTAAGCAAGCTTTTAGAATCATACAATACAACACAAGGAATTAAAGCTTTTGAGAATGTCTTAAATCAAGCACTAAGTGAGTTTAATGCTAAATATTTTCCAAGAGATTTCAAACGAAAGGTAGCTTTAAAAGAGCTTGATGAAAAGAGCTATGGCAAGCAAAAAGAGTTGGAGTTTTTGCCAATCTATCAAAATTTGCTAAAAGAATTTCGCATTGATACGAGCTTAAACACAGAGGGAAGCTTTTTTGAGAAGTGGTATGTAGATTCTATAAAGCAAGAGATTATGCTTTTAAAAAATGCCATTGATACCGCACCCAAAGACTTACAAGAGATATTACAAATCATACTAAGCCGCACGGCAAGGAGTTGCAGAGCCACCACACATAGCGATTTAGCGACCTTGCAAGAGCCTGTAACGATGAGCTATTATTGCAAAAAGCACGGCAGAATCTGTAAGCCGCTTTTTAGCATACAAAAGTGGTTTAAAAGCTATGCCAAAGATACACTAAAAAGATTGCAAGAATTTAAAAACTTAAAAACAAGTACCAAGCAAATATGTTTAAATGCAGATTCTAAGAATGCAAACATTATGGATTTGCTAAAAAAGCAAGATAGTGATTTTGCCACCTTGCTAAAATCTCAAAAAATAGCTGGAATTTTTAGCTCGCCGCCCTATGTGGGCTTGATTGACTACCACGAACAGCACGCATACTCTTATGATATTTTTGGACTAAAAAGGCAAGATTCTAGCGAGATAGGAAGATTAAGTGAGGGACAAGGCAAAGCCGCACAAGAGCAGTATGTAAAGGATATAGCACAGAGTTTAAAAAATGCAAAAGCCTTTTTGCAAAAAGACTATGTAATCTTTTTAGTGGCAAATGATAAATTTAGCCTCTATCCAAAAATAGCTGACTTAGCTGGAATGAAAATAATCAAAAAATACGACAGACCCGTGCTTAATCGTAGCGAAAGAGATTCTAAAACATATAGCGAAAGTATATTTTGTCTGAAGGATAAGAATGCTTAA
- a CDS encoding Dps family protein: MSNVIKQLAQLQADAHSLWIKFHNYHWNVKGLQFAAVHKYTEDAYEDMAELFDDVAERILQLKGKAIVCPKELVENAKTPKVQKDSFSTSEVLELVREDYKYLLAEFKKLDELAEKEGDTTSQTLAQDKIAELEKAIWMLDSTLA, translated from the coding sequence ATGTCAAATGTAATTAAACAACTAGCTCAGCTTCAAGCGGACGCGCATAGCTTGTGGATAAAATTTCACAATTATCACTGGAATGTGAAAGGTTTGCAATTTGCCGCTGTGCATAAATACACCGAAGATGCTTATGAGGATATGGCAGAGCTTTTTGACGATGTGGCTGAGAGAATTTTACAACTAAAAGGTAAGGCCATAGTATGCCCTAAGGAATTAGTGGAAAACGCAAAAACACCTAAGGTGCAAAAAGATAGCTTTTCTACAAGTGAGGTTTTAGAGCTTGTGAGAGAGGATTATAAATATCTTTTGGCTGAATTTAAAAAGCTAGATGAGCTTGCCGAAAAAGAGGGCGACACCACAAGCCAAACTCTAGCACAAGATAAAATAGCAGAACTTGAAAAAGCTATATGGATGCTTGATTCAACTCTTGCTTAA
- a CDS encoding arginase family protein, which translates to MQKRVLENTNADFIAKSSKNGTNSKNTNSKTLRLIYPQWQGGDIATFVPELEAKDVSLGYALGAELLEFLAPKSAKTARMPVSMEYKRESKNGILNYDEILTQTKAALELLEKQNPDKILTLGGECSVSVPPFGYLGHKYKGDVAVVWIDAHKDLNLPGDSYEGYHAMALASCCGLVDKEGIAKILPYHFSPKDCILVGVRDFEGKKERLEEIGVSYLSPENSKAPEKLLQWLKNSGKSKVVVHFDLDVLDPSELVMAVGVVENGLKIAEVLNLINAIHANYELVGLTIAEHLPRVAIKLHNMMRELPLL; encoded by the coding sequence ATGCAAAAAAGAGTTTTAGAAAATACAAATGCTGATTTTATAGCAAAAAGCTCAAAAAATGGCACAAATTCTAAAAACACAAATTCAAAAACCTTGCGTCTTATTTACCCGCAATGGCAGGGAGGCGATATAGCTACCTTTGTGCCAGAGTTAGAGGCAAAGGATGTGAGCCTTGGTTATGCTTTGGGTGCGGAGCTCTTAGAGTTTTTAGCGCCTAAAAGTGCTAAAACCGCCAGAATGCCTGTCTCTATGGAATATAAAAGAGAGAGTAAAAACGGAATTTTAAATTATGATGAAATTCTTACGCAAACTAAGGCGGCTTTGGAGCTTTTAGAAAAACAAAATCCTGACAAAATTCTAACCCTTGGTGGTGAATGCTCTGTTTCTGTGCCGCCCTTTGGCTATCTAGGACATAAATACAAAGGCGATGTGGCGGTGGTGTGGATAGATGCGCATAAGGACTTGAATTTGCCCGGCGATAGCTATGAGGGTTATCACGCTATGGCTTTGGCTTCTTGCTGTGGGCTTGTGGATAAGGAGGGTATCGCAAAGATTTTGCCCTATCATTTTAGCCCTAAAGATTGTATCCTTGTGGGTGTGCGGGACTTTGAGGGCAAAAAAGAAAGGCTAGAAGAAATTGGCGTGAGCTACTTAAGCCCAGAGAATTCTAAAGCTCCTGAAAAGCTTTTGCAGTGGCTAAAAAATTCAGGAAAAAGCAAGGTCGTGGTGCATTTTGACTTAGATGTGCTTGATCCTAGCGAGCTAGTAATGGCAGTTGGCGTGGTGGAAAATGGACTAAAGATAGCTGAAGTGCTAAATCTCATAAATGCTATTCACGCAAACTATGAGCTAGTAGGACTTACTATCGCCGAGCATTTGCCAAGAGTAGCGATAAAATTACACAATATGATGAGGGAATTGCCTTTGCTTTAG
- a CDS encoding O-acetylhomoserine aminocarboxypropyltransferase/cysteine synthase family protein produces the protein MPNLQDNNYAQDTLALHAGYDYDSQRTISVPIYQNTAYSFESLEQAAARFALQELGNIYSRLTNPTCDVLARRLAAIEGGAFANVTSSGSAAVFYSLLNSAHSGDKILYSNKIYGGSQTLLSYVLPKRFGIETQSFDIDNLSSLENLIDSKTKAIFFESLSNPQIAIADTKTITDIAKKHGIITICDNTVATPFLHMPFDYGVDVVVYSLSKYINGQGSTIGGAIIERQGLNDLIKDNPRYESFNSPDESYHGLVYANLPLPFFSIRIITEWLRNIGATLSPHSAWLLLQGLETLELRIKKHSQNALDVAKFLDSHPKISLVSYPALEQNSYNALLKKYFKDSRASGLLSFEAQSYEEAKKICNKVKIFIIAANLGDARSLIIHPASTTHSQLSESELKEAGISPCTVRLSIGLESSSDLIADLKQAIEA, from the coding sequence ATGCCAAATTTACAAGATAATAACTACGCTCAAGATACCCTAGCCCTGCACGCAGGTTATGATTACGACAGTCAAAGAACCATTTCAGTCCCTATTTATCAAAATACAGCTTATAGCTTTGAAAGCTTGGAGCAAGCTGCTGCTAGATTTGCCTTGCAAGAGCTTGGAAATATTTACTCAAGGCTTACAAATCCAACTTGCGATGTTTTAGCTAGACGCTTAGCAGCTATTGAAGGAGGAGCCTTTGCAAATGTTACTTCAAGTGGCTCAGCGGCTGTTTTTTACTCTCTTTTAAATTCAGCTCATAGTGGAGATAAAATTCTTTACTCAAATAAAATTTACGGAGGCTCACAAACTCTACTTTCTTATGTCCTGCCAAAAAGGTTTGGCATAGAAACCCAAAGTTTTGATATAGACAATCTAAGCTCTTTGGAGAATTTAATCGATTCTAAAACTAAGGCTATATTCTTTGAAAGCCTTTCAAATCCTCAAATCGCAATAGCAGACACAAAGACTATCACAGATATAGCTAAAAAACACGGCATTATTACAATCTGTGATAATACAGTTGCCACGCCTTTTTTGCATATGCCTTTTGATTACGGGGTTGATGTTGTTGTATATTCTCTTAGCAAATACATAAACGGCCAAGGTTCAACCATAGGCGGTGCCATCATAGAAAGACAGGGGCTTAATGACTTGATTAAGGATAATCCTCGCTACGAGAGCTTTAACAGTCCTGATGAGAGTTACCATGGGCTAGTTTATGCGAATTTACCTTTGCCATTTTTTTCCATAAGGATAATCACAGAATGGTTAAGAAACATAGGAGCAACCCTTAGCCCGCACAGTGCTTGGCTCTTGCTTCAAGGACTTGAAACTCTAGAACTTAGGATTAAAAAACATAGTCAAAATGCCTTGGATGTGGCCAAATTTTTAGATTCTCATCCTAAGATAAGTTTGGTTTCTTATCCTGCCCTAGAACAAAATTCTTACAATGCTTTGCTTAAAAAGTATTTTAAAGACTCTAGAGCTAGCGGGCTTTTAAGCTTTGAGGCACAAAGTTATGAAGAGGCTAAAAAGATATGCAATAAGGTAAAAATCTTTATCATAGCCGCAAATTTAGGCGATGCAAGATCTCTTATCATACACCCTGCCTCAACCACACATTCTCAGCTTAGCGAAAGCGAGTTAAAAGAGGCTGGCATAAGCCCTTGCACAGTTAGGCTTAGCATAGGTTTAGAAAGCTCTAGCGACTTAATAGCTGATTTAAAACAAGCGATAGAGGCTTGA